The genome window GGACCAGGACGGCCATCACGGGCAGGTTGATGAGGAAGACCGAGCCCCACCAGAAGTGTTCCAGCAGGAAACCGCCGACGACCGGGCCGACCGCCGTACCCGCGGAGGCCGTGGCGCCCCAGATGCCGATGGCCAGGCTGCGTTCGCGCGGGTCGTGGAAGAGGTTGCGGATCAGGGCGAGGGTGGCGGGCATCAGGGTCGCGCCCGCGACACCGAGCAGCGCCCGCGCGACGATCATCGTCTCGGGTGTCGTCGCGTACGCGTTGAGCACGGATATCGCACCGAACGCCGTGGCACCTATCAGCAGCAGCTTCTTGCGGCCGATACGGTCGCCGAGGCTGCCGGCCGAGACGAGCAGGCCCGCGATGACGAACGAGTACACGTCGCCGATCCACAGGAGCTGGGTGCCGGAGGGCTTCAGGTCCTCGCTGATGTAGGGGGTCGCGAGACCGAGGACGGTCGCGTCGACGGCCACCAGCAGCACGGCGAGCACGAGGACGGAGAGCGCGAGCCAGCGGCCCGGCCTCTGCTCCGTCTCCACGGTGCGGGCCGGCCGCAGGGTGCTGGTCATGATTCCTCTCTCTGTTGTACGGCGTGCTCGGACTGTTCCGGCTGTGCGGGGTGTCCCGGTTGTTCGGGGTGGCGCAGGGCGCCGCCGAGCAGCAGCTCGGTGATCATGAAGGTGAAGTCGTTGGCGGCCACGCGGCCCTCGGAGACCGCCCAGGCGCCGGAGGCCAGCAGGCCGTACAGCGCCTCCGTGAGCCAGGCCGGGGTCAGGTCGATACGGAACTCGCCCGCCGCCTGGCCGCGTTTGAAGAGGGCCGCGATGCCGGCGTCGATCCGGGCCCAGCCCTCGTGCTGCTCCTCCCCCTCGAACAGTTGGTTCTCGGTGTAGAGGAAGGCGAGGAGGCCCGCGGCCGGTTCGAACTCGCGCACCAGCCGTCGTACGGCGTCGCGTGCCGGGCCCTCGGCCGGGCGGGCGGCGGCCAGCGCGGCCTCGCACTCCTCGATGCCGAGTACCTCCAGCGCCCGGACGAGCGCGTCGCGCCCGGCGAAGTGGCGGTGCAGCGTGGCCCGGCTGATCCCGGCGGCCTTCGCGACCTCGTCCATCGTCGCGGTGGACTTGCGGGTCAGCAGGGCGGCTGCGCTGCGCAGCACGTGTTCACGATCGACAGCCATGAGACGAACATAGCCCACATGAGACAAGTTTGTCTCATCGCGGGCGTGGGTGTCTCATGGCCGTGGGTCGCGGAGGGCTCAGGACCCCGGGGTCAGTGCCAGGGCAGGCTGCCACGCTTCTCCCAGTACGTCCGCGGGTCCTCGGCGAGGTCCGCGAGGTGGGTCAGCTGGTCGTCGTCGAGGTCGACGACGGCCGCGTGCAGGTTGGAGGCGAGTTGGGTGACGGTGGCGGCGCCGGAGAGGACGACACCGGCCCACGGCTGCCGCAGGACCACCGCGAGGGCGACCGCGTCGCAGCCGAGGCCCGTCTGCTCGGCCACGGTCCGCAGCGCTTCCGGGGCGTGCGGGGCGGCCAGCCGGCCGTTGGCCATGCCCTCCTTGACGATCACGGTGAGACCGGCGTCGTGCGCCTCGGCGAGGGCGGGGGCGGCGGAGGTCTCCAGCGCGTTGTACGTCGACTGGACGGTACGGAACAGGGGTTCGCCGTCGACGGTCACGGTGAGGGCGGTGCGGATGGCGTCCGCCTGGGCCGGGCCGCTGGTGGAGAAGCCGATGGTGACGCCCTGGGCCGCCGCCTCGGCCAGCCTGGCGTGGAGTTCCTTGTCGGCGAGGGCCGGGCTGTCCGGGGTCACCGAGTGGATCTGGTAGAGGTCGAGGCGGTCGCCGAGCAGCTCGGCGGTCTCGGCGCGCTGACGCTCGTACGTCGGGAGGGTGTGGTCCTTGACCTCGTGCTTCTCGGCGTCGGTGGACCAGTCGGCGGTGTAGGTGTAGCCCCATTTGCTGCCGATGACGATGTCGTCGATGTGCGGGCGGGCCTTCAGCCAGTCGGCGAGGAACTCCTCGGAGAGGCCGTAGGAGCGGGCCGCGTCGAAGTAGCGGACGCCCTGGGCGTAGGCGGCGTCGAGGAGTTCGTGGGTGCGGGTGCGGAGGGCGTCGACGCTGCGGGTCTCGCCGAGGTCGGTGTCGCGGCCGAGGGTGATGTAGCCGGGGCGGGCGACTGCGGCGAGGCCGAAACCGATGTGGCAGGTGGGGGTTGTCGCTGCGGCCAGTCGGGCGAAGGGCATCGCGGGCTCCGTTCGGTCGGCTCCTTGGGATTCCACCAACGTAACCCGCGATGACCTTTGTGGTGCGGTGTGGAGGGGTTCGGGGCTCCGGGGAGTTTCTCGCCCCCGCCGCCCCTACCCGTCCCTCCCCCACCCAGGGGCTGCGCCCCTTCGACCCCCTTTTCGCGCTCCGCGCGGGGGTGAGTGGGTACGCGCGGGTTCGGTGGGGGCTTGTCGCGCAGTTCCCCGCGCCCCTTACGGGGCGCTCCTCCTCAGCTCTTCTTGGCCGTCGCCCAGGCGTGCTGCGCCGTCACGTTCGTCTTGATGTCGGCCAGTTGGATCGCCACCGCGCTCGGGGCCGTGCCGCCTCGGCCGTTGCGGGAGGCCAGGGCGCCGGGGACGTTGAGGACTGTGCGGACCTCGGGGGTGAGGTGGGAGGAGATCTTGGCGAACTGGTCGTCCGTCAGGTCGTTCAGTTCCTTGTTCTCGGCCTCGGCGGCCTTGACGCACTCGCCGGCGACCTCGTGGGCGACGCGGAAGGGGACGCCCTGCTTGACCAGCCACTCGGCGACATCCGTGGCGAGGGAGAAGCCGGCGGGGGCCAGTTCCTCCATGCGCTCGCGGTGGACGGTGAGGGTGGCCATCATGCCGGTGAAGGCGGGGAGCAGGATCTCCAGCTGGTCGATGGAGTCGAAGACCGGCTCCTTGTCCTCCTGGAGGTCGCGGTTGTAGGCGAGGGGCAGGGCCTTCAGGGTCGCCATGAGGCCCGTCAGGTTGCCGATCAGACGGCCGGACTTGCCGCGCGCCAGCTCGGCGATGTCGGGGTTCTTCTTCTGCGGCATGATCGACGAGCCCGTGGAGAACGCGTCGTGGAGGGTGACGAAGGAGAACTCCTTCGTGTTCCAGATGATGACCTCCTCGGCGATCCGGGAGAGGTTCACGCCGATCATCGCGGTGATGAAGGCGAACTCGGCGACGAAGTCACGGGAGGCCGTGCCGTCGATGGAGTTCGCGGAGCTGCCGTGCTCGAAGCCCAGGTCCTTGGCGACCGCCTCCGGGTCCAGGCCCAGGGAAGAGCCGGCCAGGGCGCCGGAGCCGTACGGGGAGACGGCCGTGCGCTCGTCCCACTGGCGCAGCCGCTCCGCGTCCCGGGACAGGGACTGGACATGGGCCAGGACGTGGTGGGCGAACAGCACCGGCTGGGCGTGCTGGAGGTGGGTGCGGCCGGGCATCGCCACGCCGGGGTGGGCCTCCGCCAGGCCGATCAGCGCGTCCTGGAGGTCGGCGATCAGTCCGCCGACCGTGCGGGCGTGGTCGCGCAGGTACATCCGGAAGAGCGTGGCGACCTGGTCGTTGCGGGAGCGGCCGGCGCGCAGCTTGCCGCCGAGGTCGGGGCCGAGGCGCTCCAGGAGGCCGCGCTCCAGGGCGGTGTGCACGTCCTCGTCGGCGACGGTGCCGACGAACTCGCCCGAGGCCACGTCCGTTTCGAGCTGGTCCAGGCCCGCGATCATCCGGGTCAGCTCGTCCTCGGTGAGCAGGCCCGCCTTGTGGAGCACGCGCGCGTGGGCGCGGGAGCCCGCGATGTCGTACGGGGCCAGCCGCCAGTCGAAGTGGACGGACGCGGACAGCTTCGCCAGGGCCTCGGCGGGACCGTCGGCGAAACGGGCGCCCCAGAGCCGTACGTCACCGCTGTTGCTGCTCACTCGCGTTGCTCCTAGAGAGGGTTGATCGGTCTCGCACCGGGTGCGCTGCCGTGCGGGATCTGCCACACACGATCCGTCATGCATGATTATGCAGAACTCTGCATGAATCGTCAATCTGAGAGAACTTTGAGAGACGCGGAGAAAGGTTTGAACAAACGAAACCGCTTACCCGTAACTCTCCCCGAACGCAGGCGCCGCGTTTGTCAACAACGACCACACCCGACCCTAGTGAGGCATCCGCATGTCCAGGGCTCTTCCGAAGTACAACAAGCGTCGCGTAGGGATCATCGGCGGCGCCGCCGCTGTCGTGCTCTCCGGAGCGGTCATCGCGGGTTCCGCCCTCGCCGGTGAGGGTGCCAACAACAACCAGGACGCCGCGGGGGCCGCCTCGCCGGGCACCATCTCCTGCCCGGCCGTCGAGGGCAGCCTCCCGGCCATCCCCGCCTCCGCACAGGCCGAGGTCGACCGCAACCTCGCCCTCCTCGACACCCAGATCGCCGAAGCCAACCAGCGCCTCATCGACACCGTCGGCCAGGGCGGCGCCAACTTCATCGACAACGCCATCCTCGGCCCGCTGGAGGACAAGCGCGTCGCGACGCTGAACCGCATCGAGACCTCCATCGGCCGCGCCGCCGCCAAGCCCGAAGGCCTCGAAGCCCTCGCCCCCTGCGAACTCGTCCAGGGCGGTGCGGCGGGCGCCGGCGAAGAGACCGCGGCCGACACGGGTGCGGGCGCGGACGAGGGTGCCGCGGACGCCGGCAACGCCGCCTCGCCGGGCACCATCTCCTGCCCGGCCGTCGAGGGCAGCCTCCCGGCCATCCCCGCCTCCGCACAGGCCGAGGTCGACCGCAACCTCGCCCTCCTCGACACCCAGATCGCCGAAGCCAACCAGCGCCTCATCGACACCGTCGGCCAGGGCGGCGCCAACTTCATCGACAACGCCATCCTCGGCCCGCTGGAGGACAAGCGCGTCGCGACGCTGAACCGCATCGAGACCTCCATCGGCCGCGCCGCCGCCAAGCCCGAAGGCCTCGAAGCCCTCGCCCCCTGCGAACTCGTCCAGGGCGGTGCGGCGGGCGCCAGCGAAGAGACCGCGGCCGACACGGGTGCGGGCGCGGACGAGGGTGCCGCGGACGCCGGCAACGCCGCCTCGCCGGGCACCATCTCCTGCCCGGCCGTCGAGGGCAGCCTCCCGGCCATCCCCGCCTCCGCACAGGCCGAGGTCGACCGCAACCTCGCCCTCCTCGACACCCAGATCGCCGAAGCCAACCAGCGCCTCATCGACACCGTCGGCCAGGGCGGCGCCAACTTCATCGACAACGCCATCCTCGGCCCGCTGGAGGACAAGCGCGTCGCGACGCTGAACCGCATCGAGACCTCCATCGGCCGCGCCGCCGCCAAGCCCGAAGGCCTCGAAGCCCTCGCCCCCTGCGAACTCGTCCAGGGCGGTGCGGCGGGCGCCAGCGAAGAGACCGCGGCCGACACGGGTGCGGGCGCGGACGAGGGTGCCGCGGACGCCGGCAACGCCGGTGCGCCGGGCACCATCTCCTGCCCGGCCGTCGAGGGCAGCCTCCCGGCCATCCCCGCCTCCGCACAGGCCGAGGTCGACCGCAACCTCGCCCTCCTCGACACCCAGATCGCCGAAGCCAACCAGCGCCTCATCGACACCGTCGGCCAGGGCGGCGCCAACTTCATCGACAACGCCATCCTCGGCCCGCTGGAGGACAAGCGCGTCGCGACGCTGAACCGCATCGAGACCTCCATCGGCCGCGCCGCCGCCAAGCCCGAGGGCCTGGAGGCGCTCGCGCCCTGCCAGCTCAACCAGTAGTCCACGAGCCCTACCGGCGACCGGAGTGACCTCCTGCGCCCCTAGTGGGTGACAGGGGCCGTGGCCGCCCCGCGCGCCGGCCGGGGCGGCCATGGAAGACCCGCGTTCCGGGTGGATCCCGTCAGGGGTCCACCCGGAATTCGCGTTTCCGGGCCCCCTTCCACGGAATTCCCCGGGGCCGGGCCAAATCCTTAGACAGACGAAGCGTTTCCGTCGATAATCGTTGGACATGGGAAAGACTTACGAGCGCATCGACGGCCGCCTGCGTACGTTCATCGAGGCGCAGCCCCTCTTCTTCACCGCGACCGCGCCCCTGTCCGCCGACGGCACGGTCAACCTCTCCCCCAAGGGCCTCAAGGGCTCGTTCGTGATCCTCGACGAACTGACCGTCGCCTACCTGGACTTCGCCGGATCCAACGCGGAGACCATCGCGCATCTGCGCGAGAACGGCCGGATCACCCTGATGTGGTGCGCCTTCCAGGGCCCGCCGAACATCGTGCGGGTGCACGGCACGGGCGAGGCCGTCCTCCGCGACGACCCCCGGTTCGCCGGACTCCTCGCCCGCTTCCCCGACATCGACCCCGCCCCGCACGGCCTGCGCGCGATCATCGTGGTCCGCGCGGAGCGCATCCGCGACAGCTGCGGCTACTCCGTGCCGTTCATGGCGTACGAGGAGGACCGCGATCTGCACGGCCGGCGCTTCGCGCGCGAGGACGACGACTCGCTCAGCGCCTACTTCGCCTCCAAGGAGCACATCGCGACCAGCCTGGACGGGCTGCCGGGGCTGCCTCTGCCGCTGCCGCCCTCCGCGGTCTGACGGCGTCCGCCGGAGCGGGACGCGCGGCCGGTGTCGGGGACGGCGTCCGGTATCACGCGTTCCGCAAGGCAGTTGTACACATCGTTGAACACACGGCACTCCCAGCACGTACGTGTGGGCCAAGGGTCCAGCCCACCACGGAGGAACCGTGTCCACGATCGCCGGAGGTCGCGCCGCGCGCCGCCAGACGATGCGCCGCATCCGACCTCGCCGCTCTCCCGCCGTCCCGTTGCTCATCGCCTTCTGGGCGGGCGCGGCGGCGGTGGTGTGGCTGTGGTGGGACAACACCCCCTCCATCGCGGACCAGGGCAGCAAGATGGTCAACGCCGGGCGGATCACGGGTCTGCTCGGCGGATACCTGATGGCCCTGGTGGTGCTCCAGATGGCCCGGGTGCCCGCGCTGGAACGCCGGGTCGGCTCCGACCGGGTGGCCCGCTGGCACGCCATGACGGGCCGCTACACGCTCTGCCTGGTCGTCGCCCACGTCGTCCTCACGATGTACGGGTACGCCCTCCAGGCCGGCCTGACCCACACCGCGATCCTCCAGCAGACCATCGACTCCATCAACCAGCTGCCGGACATGGGCAAGGCCGCCATCGGCACCGGTCTGCTGGTGTTCATCGGGCTGATCTCCATCGGCCCGGTGCGCAAGCGGATCCCGTACGACCTCTGGTACCACACGCACCTGCTGACGTACGCGGCCACGTTCCTGACGTTCTGGCACCAGATCACCACCGGCAACGAGTTCGCCGCCACGCCCGCCGCGAAGACCGCCTGGTACGGGCTGTACGGGGTGGTGACCGCGCTGGTGGTCTGGTACCGGATCATCTGCCCGATCAAGCTGAACATGAAGCACCGGCTGCGGGTCGAGGCGGTCATCGAGGAGTCGCCCGGCATCGTCTCGGTGCTGATGAGCGGGCGCAAGCTGCACCGGATGGGCGCGGAGGCCGGGCAGTTCTTCCGCTGGCGGTTCCTGGCGCCGGGCATGCGGTTCAGCTCGCACCCGTACTCGCTGTCGGCGGCGCCCCGCCCCAACATGCTGCGCATCACGGTCAAGGCGATCGGCGACCACAGCACCGCCCTGCGCGATCTGGAGCCCGGCACCCGGGTGTGGGCCGAGGGCCCGTACGGGGCGCTGACCGCGGGCAAGCGCAGCCGGGGCAAGGTGCTGCTGGTGGCCGGTGGCGTGGGCATCACGCCGATGAGAGCCCTGTTCGAGACGCTGCCCGGCGCGGCCGGTGACCTGACCCTGCTCTACCGGGCCAACACCACCCAGGACCTGGCCCTGTGGGACGAGCTGGCGCTGATCGCCGAGGAGCGCGGGGCCCGGCTGATGTACGCGGTGAACAGCCCGGAGGGCGAACGCCCCGACATCTCGCCGGACTCCCTGCGCCGCAAGATCCCGGACATCGAGAGCCACGACGTCTTCCTGTGCGGGCCGCCCGGCTTCGCCCAGGGCGTGTACGAGGCCTTGCGCGGCGCGGGCGTCCCGACCCGCCGTATCCACCACGAGTCGTTCGAGATGTGAGCGACGGGACCGCCTCGCACCGCACCGGTCCCACCCGACCCGGACTCCGGTTCCACCCGACCGACCGTCCCAGCCGTAGGTCTCCACGACCTCCCACCCCGACTTCTGGCATGGGTTTCCCCTGGGTTCGCCCCACGGGTCTCCCCCGCGAGACCTCACACCTCAGGAGCTGAAGGAGCGATGAAGAAGAGCCACCCCATCCGGCGGACGCTGCTCGCCACCGCCGCCACCGTGTCCGGCATCGTGCTGTTGCTGTCGCTGAAGCCGGCCTCGGACGCCGGGTCGGTACAGGCCGGAGCGGCCGGGGGCGCACCCTCGGCACAGGGCGGGGTGGCGGCCGGCGCGCAGACCCTGACGGGTACCGCCGTCGAGACCGACTACGGCCCCGTCCAGGTCCGGATCACCGTCGACGGCGGCAAGATCACCAAGGCCGAGACCGTGCAGCAGCCCACCGGCGGCCGGTCCACCCAGATCAGCTCCGACGCCATCCCGAAGCTCAACCAGGCGGCCGTGGCGGCCGGCACCGCCGAGATCGACGCGGTCTCGGGCGCGACCTACACCAGCGCCGGTTACAAGGAGTCCCTCCAGTCCGCCCTGGACCAGGCCGGCAGCGGCGGCCAGGGCGCGGGCGCGCAGGTCCTCACGGGTACGGCGGTGCAGACCGACTACGGGCCGGTGCAGGTCCGGATCACGGTCAGCGGCGGCAAGATCACCAACGCCGAGGCCGTGCGGGCGCCGAGCGGCGGCCGTTCCACCCAGATCACCTCCGACTCGGTGCCGAAGCTCAACCAGGCGGCCGTGGCGGCGGGCAGCGCCGAGATCGACGCGGTGTCCGGCGCGACCTATACCAGCGCCGGTTACAAGGAGTCCCTCCAGTCCGCGCTTGACCAGGCCGGCAGCGGGGACGCCTCGGGCACCGAGGTCGAGGCGGGCGGCTCGCAGGACGCGGGCGGCGGCGCCGAGGACGGCGGGGAGGCCGCGGACTCCGGGGCCGGGCAGTCGACGGGCACCCAGGTGCTCACCGGCTCCGCCATCCAGACCGACTACGGCCCGGTCCAGGTCCGGGTCACGGTCACCGACGGCAAGATCACCAACGCGGAGGCGCTGCAGCAGCCCAGCGGCGGCCGT of Streptomyces phaeolivaceus contains these proteins:
- a CDS encoding TetR/AcrR family transcriptional regulator; this encodes MAVDREHVLRSAAALLTRKSTATMDEVAKAAGISRATLHRHFAGRDALVRALEVLGIEECEAALAAARPAEGPARDAVRRLVREFEPAAGLLAFLYTENQLFEGEEQHEGWARIDAGIAALFKRGQAAGEFRIDLTPAWLTEALYGLLASGAWAVSEGRVAANDFTFMITELLLGGALRHPEQPGHPAQPEQSEHAVQQREES
- a CDS encoding aldo/keto reductase, whose product is MPFARLAAATTPTCHIGFGLAAVARPGYITLGRDTDLGETRSVDALRTRTHELLDAAYAQGVRYFDAARSYGLSEEFLADWLKARPHIDDIVIGSKWGYTYTADWSTDAEKHEVKDHTLPTYERQRAETAELLGDRLDLYQIHSVTPDSPALADKELHARLAEAAAQGVTIGFSTSGPAQADAIRTALTVTVDGEPLFRTVQSTYNALETSAAPALAEAHDAGLTVIVKEGMANGRLAAPHAPEALRTVAEQTGLGCDAVALAVVLRQPWAGVVLSGAATVTQLASNLHAAVVDLDDDQLTHLADLAEDPRTYWEKRGSLPWH
- the argH gene encoding argininosuccinate lyase, with protein sequence MSSNSGDVRLWGARFADGPAEALAKLSASVHFDWRLAPYDIAGSRAHARVLHKAGLLTEDELTRMIAGLDQLETDVASGEFVGTVADEDVHTALERGLLERLGPDLGGKLRAGRSRNDQVATLFRMYLRDHARTVGGLIADLQDALIGLAEAHPGVAMPGRTHLQHAQPVLFAHHVLAHVQSLSRDAERLRQWDERTAVSPYGSGALAGSSLGLDPEAVAKDLGFEHGSSANSIDGTASRDFVAEFAFITAMIGVNLSRIAEEVIIWNTKEFSFVTLHDAFSTGSSIMPQKKNPDIAELARGKSGRLIGNLTGLMATLKALPLAYNRDLQEDKEPVFDSIDQLEILLPAFTGMMATLTVHRERMEELAPAGFSLATDVAEWLVKQGVPFRVAHEVAGECVKAAEAENKELNDLTDDQFAKISSHLTPEVRTVLNVPGALASRNGRGGTAPSAVAIQLADIKTNVTAQHAWATAKKS
- a CDS encoding pyridoxamine 5'-phosphate oxidase family protein, with amino-acid sequence MGKTYERIDGRLRTFIEAQPLFFTATAPLSADGTVNLSPKGLKGSFVILDELTVAYLDFAGSNAETIAHLRENGRITLMWCAFQGPPNIVRVHGTGEAVLRDDPRFAGLLARFPDIDPAPHGLRAIIVVRAERIRDSCGYSVPFMAYEEDRDLHGRRFAREDDDSLSAYFASKEHIATSLDGLPGLPLPLPPSAV
- a CDS encoding ferredoxin reductase family protein, with translation MRRIRPRRSPAVPLLIAFWAGAAAVVWLWWDNTPSIADQGSKMVNAGRITGLLGGYLMALVVLQMARVPALERRVGSDRVARWHAMTGRYTLCLVVAHVVLTMYGYALQAGLTHTAILQQTIDSINQLPDMGKAAIGTGLLVFIGLISIGPVRKRIPYDLWYHTHLLTYAATFLTFWHQITTGNEFAATPAAKTAWYGLYGVVTALVVWYRIICPIKLNMKHRLRVEAVIEESPGIVSVLMSGRKLHRMGAEAGQFFRWRFLAPGMRFSSHPYSLSAAPRPNMLRITVKAIGDHSTALRDLEPGTRVWAEGPYGALTAGKRSRGKVLLVAGGVGITPMRALFETLPGAAGDLTLLYRANTTQDLALWDELALIAEERGARLMYAVNSPEGERPDISPDSLRRKIPDIESHDVFLCGPPGFAQGVYEALRGAGVPTRRIHHESFEM
- a CDS encoding FMN-binding protein → MKKSHPIRRTLLATAATVSGIVLLLSLKPASDAGSVQAGAAGGAPSAQGGVAAGAQTLTGTAVETDYGPVQVRITVDGGKITKAETVQQPTGGRSTQISSDAIPKLNQAAVAAGTAEIDAVSGATYTSAGYKESLQSALDQAGSGGQGAGAQVLTGTAVQTDYGPVQVRITVSGGKITNAEAVRAPSGGRSTQITSDSVPKLNQAAVAAGSAEIDAVSGATYTSAGYKESLQSALDQAGSGDASGTEVEAGGSQDAGGGAEDGGEAADSGAGQSTGTQVLTGSAIQTDYGPVQVRVTVTDGKITNAEALQQPSGGRSTQISSTAIPKLNENAVSAGSADIDAVSGATYTSGGYKQSLQSALDQAG